The following proteins are encoded in a genomic region of Sparus aurata chromosome 11, fSpaAur1.1, whole genome shotgun sequence:
- the brdt gene encoding bromodomain testis-specific protein isoform X1, with translation MSDVKVCPTVSGNPPPPEVINHKKPGRVTNQLQYLEKVVIKALWRHQFSWPFRQPVDAVELRLPDYYTIITNPMDLGTINKRLQNQYYWQALDCIKDFNTMFTNCYVYNRPGDDIVFMAQTLEKLFLQKVSQLPKEELEVTSITAKEPVKGRKMNAGAIKQRSLVSEVVLQQTVTVIPPDVPQFIQPIQLSAQIDATIKKGLKRKADSTPFTTSVITGSEVPQAEDHSAPCTLFSRRGGGRPIKPPMKDLPTFEGKKVKLSKQLRHCNDILKEMLSKRHYPYAWPFYTPVDAVALGLHDYHNIIKQPMDLSTIRKKMDQREYASAKEFAADVRLMFSNCYKYNPPSHEVVYMARKLQEVFEARYLKVPQEAEHCSIPQQKVDKGKGDRVGSQSTSVSSESESSSEAEGTSEVVATQLADLKERLISVTDQLKRLTQEPLKKPKKKDKLKKEKRAKEKHITRLKHKSSKYKSIVEKITNSKSAALQGNRPLKREDELASIPVTYQEKKQLKLDINKLPGDKLGKLVNIIHARESCLRGSTLEEIEVDFEMLKPSTLRALQRFVAACLKKCNKNVSQKKLVKPTGGMKTVKPKDAGKSQVASKEQNLIKKKKPAAKVIASPDFSCPPCLSESSSSSSSSSSSSSSSSSSNSSSDSSSSDSSDSESVPKTKKQKSKDSCQKLKKSKVARAACGKQISDTKDLTKASVKTCQPAVQSSVAQTKSHPTHHDADRTSKELTLSPPDLSALLSPMASPGVLMDWAATRFEQGPVLSPLRESPWQSNEETSKSLEGHSFDDFRYTEDLPDSQVTKVPYTNTASKSAEEEKSHVPKKDLVLKNAESWAKLVRQSVTPTAIKSSKESFQQFRKAAIEKEEREKALKKKQEEGNKEREAPEKSSLPGPCKAETNPQPSKEEPDSPESICKDTTSESPKDVEQQMSPESPTEIQAVTTQSSVDRDREMARRKEQERRRREAMSGIDMTMQRDIMTSFELNLD, from the exons ATGTCTGATGTGAAAGTGTGTCCCACTGTGAGTGGAAACCCCCCTCCGCCTGAGGTCATAAATCATAAGAAGCCTGGACGTGTAACCAATCAGCTACAGTATCTGGAGAAGGTGGTGATCAAAGCTTTATGGAGGCATCAGTTCTCGTGGCCCTTTCGCCAGCCAGTTGATGCAGTGGAACTGCGTCTCCCA GATTATTatacaattattacaaatcCCATGGATCTCGGCACTATTAACAAGCGCCTGCAAAACCAATATTACTGGCAAGCACTGGATTGTATTAAAGACTTCAACACCATGTTCACCAACTGCTATGTGTACAATCGG CCTGGAGATGACATTGTTTTTATGGCCCAGACTCTGGAGAAGCTTTTTCTGCAGAAAGTGTCCCAATTGCCGAAGGAAGAGTTAGAGGTTACATCAATCACTGCAAAGGAACCAGTGAAGGGGAGAAAGATGAATGCAG GTGCTATCAAGCAGAGATCCCTTGTGTCAGAAGTTGTTCTCCAGCAGACAGTGACAGTCATTCCTCCTGATGTGCCTCAGTTCATCCAGCCCATCCAGCTCTCAGCACAAATTGATGCCACA ATTAAAAAAGGTTTAAAGAGGAAAGCAGACTCTACACCCTTCACCACCTCAGTGATCACTGGCAGTGAGGTACCCCAGGCTGAGGATCATTCAGCACCTTGTACATTATTCTCTAGGAGAGGCGGTGGAAGGCCCATTAAACCTCCTATGAAAGACTTGCCGACCTTTGAGGGCAAGAAGGTCAAACTGTCTAAGCAGCTCCGGCACTGCAACGATATCCTGAAGGAAATGCTCTCAAAGAGACACTATCCATACGCCTGGCCCTTTTACACCCCTGTTGATGCAGTTGCGTTGGGCTTGCACGACTACCACAACATCATCAAGCAGCCTATGGACCTGAGCACCATCAGG AAAAAAATGGATCAACGAGAGTATGCAAGTGCAAAGGAATTTGCTGCTGATGTCCGACTGATGTTCTCTAACTGTTACAAATACAATCCACCTTCACATGAGGTGGTCTACATGGCAAGAAAACTGcag GAAGTTTTTGAAGCCAGATATCTGAAGGTTCCCCAGGAGGCAGAGCATTGTTCCATACCTCAACAGAAGGTTGACAAAGGAAAAGGAGACAGAGTTGGGAGTCAGTCGACCTCAGTAAGTTCTGAAAGTGAGAGCTCCTCAGAGGCAGAGGGTACATCAGAGGTGGTGGCCACACAGCTTGCGGATCTGAAGGAGCGG TTGATATCTGTCACGGATCAGCTGAAGAGGCTTACGCAAGAGCCCCTGAAGAAACCAAAGAAGAAAGACAAgctgaaaaaggagaaaagagcTAAAGAAAAGCACATCACTAGACTAAAGCACAAATCTTCAAAATACAAATCTATTGTGGAAAAAATAACCAACAGCAAGAGCGCTGCTTT GCAAGGCAACAGACCTTTAAAACGTGAGGATGAGCTCGCATCAATTCCAGTAACTTACCAGGAGAAGAAGCAGTTGAAATTGGACATCAACAAGTTGCCTGGCGACAAACTGGGCAAGTTGGTGAACATCATTCATGCCAGGGAGTCCTGTCTGCGGGGCTCCACTCTAGAGGAGATTGAGGTTGACTTTGAAATGCTTAAGCCTTCCACACTGAGAGCGCTGCAGAGGTTTGTTGCAGCATGTCTGAAGAAATGCAACAAGAACGTTAGCC AAAAGAAGCTGGTGAAGCCCACAGGAGGAATGAAGACTGTGAAACCTAAGGATGCTGGTAAATCTCAGGTTGCCAGTAAAGAGCAGAACCTgatcaagaaaaaaaagccgGCAG CTAAAGTCATTGCGTCTCCTGACTTCAGCTGCCCTCCATGCCTCAgcgaaagcagcagcagcagcagcagcagcagcagcagcagcagctcgtctTCCAGCTCCAACAGCAGTAGTGATTCTAGCAGTTCTGATAGCAGTGACTCTGAATCAG TGCCAAAAACAAAGAAGCAGAAAAGCAAAGACTCTTGCCAAAAGCTTAAGAAG TCGAAGGTTGCTCGTGCTGCCTGCGGTAAGCAGATATCGGACACTAAAGACTTGACAAAAGCCTCAGTCAAGACGTGTCAGCCTGCTGTGCAGTCCTCGGTAGCACAAACCAAAAGCCACCCAACACACCATGATGCCGACCGGACCAGTAAGGAGCTGACTTTATCACCTCCAG ATTTGTCTGCCCTTTTGTCCCCCATGGCATCTCCAGGAGTTCTGATGGACTGGGCTGCTACCAGATTTGAG CAGGGACCGGTTCTGTCCCCTCTGAGAGAGAGCCCATGGCAATCCAACGAAGAGACAAGTAAGTCACTAGAAGGCCATTCATTTGACg ATTTCAGATACACTGAGGATCTTCCTGACAGTCAGGTGACAAAGGTGCCTTACACCAACACAGCAAGTAAATCTGCTGAAGAGGAAAAATCCCACGTTCCCAAAAAG GACCTTGTTCTGAAAAACGCTGAGTCTTGGGCGAAACTGGTGAGACAGTCGGTCACTCCGACTGCGATCAAGTCCTCGAAAGAAAGCTTCCAGCAGTTCCGTAAGGCGGCAATAGAAAAGGAAGAACGTGAAAAAGCACTTAAGAAGAAACAGGAggaaggaaacaaggagagggaGGCTCCCGAAAAGAGCAG CTTACCAGGTCCATGTAAAGCTGAAACGAACCCACAACCTTCTAAAGAAGAACCCGATTCACCAGAGAGCATTTGCAAAGACACTACCTCAGAATCTCCTAAAGATGTTGAGCAGCAAATGTCACCCGAGTCTCCCACAGAAATACAAGCCGTGACCACGCAGTCCTCGGTGGACAGGGACCGAGAGATGGCTCGCAGAAAGGAGCAAGAGCGTCGCCGGCGAGAGGCT ATGTCTGGTATTGACATGACTATGCAGCGGGACATCATGACTTCATTTGAGCTCAACCTGGATTAA
- the brdt gene encoding bromodomain testis-specific protein isoform X2: MSDVKVCPTVSGNPPPPEVINHKKPGRVTNQLQYLEKVVIKALWRHQFSWPFRQPVDAVELRLPDYYTIITNPMDLGTINKRLQNQYYWQALDCIKDFNTMFTNCYVYNRPGDDIVFMAQTLEKLFLQKVSQLPKEELEVTSITAKEPVKGRKMNAGAIKQRSLVSEVVLQQTVTVIPPDVPQFIQPIQLSAQIDATIKKGLKRKADSTPFTTSVITGSEVPQAEDHSAPCTLFSRRGGGRPIKPPMKDLPTFEGKKVKLSKQLRHCNDILKEMLSKRHYPYAWPFYTPVDAVALGLHDYHNIIKQPMDLSTIRKKMDQREYASAKEFAADVRLMFSNCYKYNPPSHEVVYMARKLQEVFEARYLKVPQEAEHCSIPQQKVDKGKGDRVGSQSTSVSSESESSSEAEGTSEVVATQLADLKERLISVTDQLKRLTQEPLKKPKKKDKLKKEKRAKEKHITRLKHKSSKYKSIVEKITNSKSAALQGNRPLKREDELASIPVTYQEKKQLKLDINKLPGDKLGKLVNIIHARESCLRGSTLEEIEVDFEMLKPSTLRALQRFVAACLKKCNKNVSQKKLVKPTGGMKTVKPKDAGKSQVASKEQNLIKKKKPAAKVIASPDFSCPPCLSESSSSSSSSSSSSSSSSSSNSSSDSSSSDSSDSESVPKTKKQKSKDSCQKLKKSKVARAACGKQISDTKDLTKASVKTCQPAVQSSVAQTKSHPTHHDADRTSKELTLSPPDLSALLSPMASPGVLMDWAATRFEQGPVLSPLRESPWQSNEETNFRYTEDLPDSQVTKVPYTNTASKSAEEEKSHVPKKDLVLKNAESWAKLVRQSVTPTAIKSSKESFQQFRKAAIEKEEREKALKKKQEEGNKEREAPEKSSLPGPCKAETNPQPSKEEPDSPESICKDTTSESPKDVEQQMSPESPTEIQAVTTQSSVDRDREMARRKEQERRRREAMSGIDMTMQRDIMTSFELNLD, from the exons ATGTCTGATGTGAAAGTGTGTCCCACTGTGAGTGGAAACCCCCCTCCGCCTGAGGTCATAAATCATAAGAAGCCTGGACGTGTAACCAATCAGCTACAGTATCTGGAGAAGGTGGTGATCAAAGCTTTATGGAGGCATCAGTTCTCGTGGCCCTTTCGCCAGCCAGTTGATGCAGTGGAACTGCGTCTCCCA GATTATTatacaattattacaaatcCCATGGATCTCGGCACTATTAACAAGCGCCTGCAAAACCAATATTACTGGCAAGCACTGGATTGTATTAAAGACTTCAACACCATGTTCACCAACTGCTATGTGTACAATCGG CCTGGAGATGACATTGTTTTTATGGCCCAGACTCTGGAGAAGCTTTTTCTGCAGAAAGTGTCCCAATTGCCGAAGGAAGAGTTAGAGGTTACATCAATCACTGCAAAGGAACCAGTGAAGGGGAGAAAGATGAATGCAG GTGCTATCAAGCAGAGATCCCTTGTGTCAGAAGTTGTTCTCCAGCAGACAGTGACAGTCATTCCTCCTGATGTGCCTCAGTTCATCCAGCCCATCCAGCTCTCAGCACAAATTGATGCCACA ATTAAAAAAGGTTTAAAGAGGAAAGCAGACTCTACACCCTTCACCACCTCAGTGATCACTGGCAGTGAGGTACCCCAGGCTGAGGATCATTCAGCACCTTGTACATTATTCTCTAGGAGAGGCGGTGGAAGGCCCATTAAACCTCCTATGAAAGACTTGCCGACCTTTGAGGGCAAGAAGGTCAAACTGTCTAAGCAGCTCCGGCACTGCAACGATATCCTGAAGGAAATGCTCTCAAAGAGACACTATCCATACGCCTGGCCCTTTTACACCCCTGTTGATGCAGTTGCGTTGGGCTTGCACGACTACCACAACATCATCAAGCAGCCTATGGACCTGAGCACCATCAGG AAAAAAATGGATCAACGAGAGTATGCAAGTGCAAAGGAATTTGCTGCTGATGTCCGACTGATGTTCTCTAACTGTTACAAATACAATCCACCTTCACATGAGGTGGTCTACATGGCAAGAAAACTGcag GAAGTTTTTGAAGCCAGATATCTGAAGGTTCCCCAGGAGGCAGAGCATTGTTCCATACCTCAACAGAAGGTTGACAAAGGAAAAGGAGACAGAGTTGGGAGTCAGTCGACCTCAGTAAGTTCTGAAAGTGAGAGCTCCTCAGAGGCAGAGGGTACATCAGAGGTGGTGGCCACACAGCTTGCGGATCTGAAGGAGCGG TTGATATCTGTCACGGATCAGCTGAAGAGGCTTACGCAAGAGCCCCTGAAGAAACCAAAGAAGAAAGACAAgctgaaaaaggagaaaagagcTAAAGAAAAGCACATCACTAGACTAAAGCACAAATCTTCAAAATACAAATCTATTGTGGAAAAAATAACCAACAGCAAGAGCGCTGCTTT GCAAGGCAACAGACCTTTAAAACGTGAGGATGAGCTCGCATCAATTCCAGTAACTTACCAGGAGAAGAAGCAGTTGAAATTGGACATCAACAAGTTGCCTGGCGACAAACTGGGCAAGTTGGTGAACATCATTCATGCCAGGGAGTCCTGTCTGCGGGGCTCCACTCTAGAGGAGATTGAGGTTGACTTTGAAATGCTTAAGCCTTCCACACTGAGAGCGCTGCAGAGGTTTGTTGCAGCATGTCTGAAGAAATGCAACAAGAACGTTAGCC AAAAGAAGCTGGTGAAGCCCACAGGAGGAATGAAGACTGTGAAACCTAAGGATGCTGGTAAATCTCAGGTTGCCAGTAAAGAGCAGAACCTgatcaagaaaaaaaagccgGCAG CTAAAGTCATTGCGTCTCCTGACTTCAGCTGCCCTCCATGCCTCAgcgaaagcagcagcagcagcagcagcagcagcagcagcagcagctcgtctTCCAGCTCCAACAGCAGTAGTGATTCTAGCAGTTCTGATAGCAGTGACTCTGAATCAG TGCCAAAAACAAAGAAGCAGAAAAGCAAAGACTCTTGCCAAAAGCTTAAGAAG TCGAAGGTTGCTCGTGCTGCCTGCGGTAAGCAGATATCGGACACTAAAGACTTGACAAAAGCCTCAGTCAAGACGTGTCAGCCTGCTGTGCAGTCCTCGGTAGCACAAACCAAAAGCCACCCAACACACCATGATGCCGACCGGACCAGTAAGGAGCTGACTTTATCACCTCCAG ATTTGTCTGCCCTTTTGTCCCCCATGGCATCTCCAGGAGTTCTGATGGACTGGGCTGCTACCAGATTTGAG CAGGGACCGGTTCTGTCCCCTCTGAGAGAGAGCCCATGGCAATCCAACGAAGAGACAA ATTTCAGATACACTGAGGATCTTCCTGACAGTCAGGTGACAAAGGTGCCTTACACCAACACAGCAAGTAAATCTGCTGAAGAGGAAAAATCCCACGTTCCCAAAAAG GACCTTGTTCTGAAAAACGCTGAGTCTTGGGCGAAACTGGTGAGACAGTCGGTCACTCCGACTGCGATCAAGTCCTCGAAAGAAAGCTTCCAGCAGTTCCGTAAGGCGGCAATAGAAAAGGAAGAACGTGAAAAAGCACTTAAGAAGAAACAGGAggaaggaaacaaggagagggaGGCTCCCGAAAAGAGCAG CTTACCAGGTCCATGTAAAGCTGAAACGAACCCACAACCTTCTAAAGAAGAACCCGATTCACCAGAGAGCATTTGCAAAGACACTACCTCAGAATCTCCTAAAGATGTTGAGCAGCAAATGTCACCCGAGTCTCCCACAGAAATACAAGCCGTGACCACGCAGTCCTCGGTGGACAGGGACCGAGAGATGGCTCGCAGAAAGGAGCAAGAGCGTCGCCGGCGAGAGGCT ATGTCTGGTATTGACATGACTATGCAGCGGGACATCATGACTTCATTTGAGCTCAACCTGGATTAA
- the brdt gene encoding bromodomain testis-specific protein isoform X5 codes for MSDVKVCPTVSGNPPPPEVINHKKPGRVTNQLQYLEKVVIKALWRHQFSWPFRQPVDAVELRLPDYYTIITNPMDLGTINKRLQNQYYWQALDCIKDFNTMFTNCYVYNRPGDDIVFMAQTLEKLFLQKVSQLPKEELEVTSITAKEPVKGRKMNAGAIKQRSLVSEVVLQQTVTVIPPDVPQFIQPIQLSAQIDATIKKGLKRKADSTPFTTSVITGSEVPQAEDHSAPCTLFSRRGGGRPIKPPMKDLPTFEGKKVKLSKQLRHCNDILKEMLSKRHYPYAWPFYTPVDAVALGLHDYHNIIKQPMDLSTIRKKMDQREYASAKEFAADVRLMFSNCYKYNPPSHEVVYMARKLQEVFEARYLKVPQEAEHCSIPQQKVDKGKGDRVGSQSTSLISVTDQLKRLTQEPLKKPKKKDKLKKEKRAKEKHITRLKHKSSKYKSIVEKITNSKSAALQGNRPLKREDELASIPVTYQEKKQLKLDINKLPGDKLGKLVNIIHARESCLRGSTLEEIEVDFEMLKPSTLRALQRFVAACLKKCNKNVSQKKLVKPTGGMKTVKPKDAGKSQVASKEQNLIKKKKPAAKVIASPDFSCPPCLSESSSSSSSSSSSSSSSSSSNSSSDSSSSDSSDSESVPKTKKQKSKDSCQKLKKSKVARAACGKQISDTKDLTKASVKTCQPAVQSSVAQTKSHPTHHDADRTSKELTLSPPDLSALLSPMASPGVLMDWAATRFEQGPVLSPLRESPWQSNEETSKSLEGHSFDDFRYTEDLPDSQVTKVPYTNTASKSAEEEKSHVPKKDLVLKNAESWAKLVRQSVTPTAIKSSKESFQQFRKAAIEKEEREKALKKKQEEGNKEREAPEKSSLPGPCKAETNPQPSKEEPDSPESICKDTTSESPKDVEQQMSPESPTEIQAVTTQSSVDRDREMARRKEQERRRREAMSGIDMTMQRDIMTSFELNLD; via the exons ATGTCTGATGTGAAAGTGTGTCCCACTGTGAGTGGAAACCCCCCTCCGCCTGAGGTCATAAATCATAAGAAGCCTGGACGTGTAACCAATCAGCTACAGTATCTGGAGAAGGTGGTGATCAAAGCTTTATGGAGGCATCAGTTCTCGTGGCCCTTTCGCCAGCCAGTTGATGCAGTGGAACTGCGTCTCCCA GATTATTatacaattattacaaatcCCATGGATCTCGGCACTATTAACAAGCGCCTGCAAAACCAATATTACTGGCAAGCACTGGATTGTATTAAAGACTTCAACACCATGTTCACCAACTGCTATGTGTACAATCGG CCTGGAGATGACATTGTTTTTATGGCCCAGACTCTGGAGAAGCTTTTTCTGCAGAAAGTGTCCCAATTGCCGAAGGAAGAGTTAGAGGTTACATCAATCACTGCAAAGGAACCAGTGAAGGGGAGAAAGATGAATGCAG GTGCTATCAAGCAGAGATCCCTTGTGTCAGAAGTTGTTCTCCAGCAGACAGTGACAGTCATTCCTCCTGATGTGCCTCAGTTCATCCAGCCCATCCAGCTCTCAGCACAAATTGATGCCACA ATTAAAAAAGGTTTAAAGAGGAAAGCAGACTCTACACCCTTCACCACCTCAGTGATCACTGGCAGTGAGGTACCCCAGGCTGAGGATCATTCAGCACCTTGTACATTATTCTCTAGGAGAGGCGGTGGAAGGCCCATTAAACCTCCTATGAAAGACTTGCCGACCTTTGAGGGCAAGAAGGTCAAACTGTCTAAGCAGCTCCGGCACTGCAACGATATCCTGAAGGAAATGCTCTCAAAGAGACACTATCCATACGCCTGGCCCTTTTACACCCCTGTTGATGCAGTTGCGTTGGGCTTGCACGACTACCACAACATCATCAAGCAGCCTATGGACCTGAGCACCATCAGG AAAAAAATGGATCAACGAGAGTATGCAAGTGCAAAGGAATTTGCTGCTGATGTCCGACTGATGTTCTCTAACTGTTACAAATACAATCCACCTTCACATGAGGTGGTCTACATGGCAAGAAAACTGcag GAAGTTTTTGAAGCCAGATATCTGAAGGTTCCCCAGGAGGCAGAGCATTGTTCCATACCTCAACAGAAGGTTGACAAAGGAAAAGGAGACAGAGTTGGGAGTCAGTCGACCTCA TTGATATCTGTCACGGATCAGCTGAAGAGGCTTACGCAAGAGCCCCTGAAGAAACCAAAGAAGAAAGACAAgctgaaaaaggagaaaagagcTAAAGAAAAGCACATCACTAGACTAAAGCACAAATCTTCAAAATACAAATCTATTGTGGAAAAAATAACCAACAGCAAGAGCGCTGCTTT GCAAGGCAACAGACCTTTAAAACGTGAGGATGAGCTCGCATCAATTCCAGTAACTTACCAGGAGAAGAAGCAGTTGAAATTGGACATCAACAAGTTGCCTGGCGACAAACTGGGCAAGTTGGTGAACATCATTCATGCCAGGGAGTCCTGTCTGCGGGGCTCCACTCTAGAGGAGATTGAGGTTGACTTTGAAATGCTTAAGCCTTCCACACTGAGAGCGCTGCAGAGGTTTGTTGCAGCATGTCTGAAGAAATGCAACAAGAACGTTAGCC AAAAGAAGCTGGTGAAGCCCACAGGAGGAATGAAGACTGTGAAACCTAAGGATGCTGGTAAATCTCAGGTTGCCAGTAAAGAGCAGAACCTgatcaagaaaaaaaagccgGCAG CTAAAGTCATTGCGTCTCCTGACTTCAGCTGCCCTCCATGCCTCAgcgaaagcagcagcagcagcagcagcagcagcagcagcagcagctcgtctTCCAGCTCCAACAGCAGTAGTGATTCTAGCAGTTCTGATAGCAGTGACTCTGAATCAG TGCCAAAAACAAAGAAGCAGAAAAGCAAAGACTCTTGCCAAAAGCTTAAGAAG TCGAAGGTTGCTCGTGCTGCCTGCGGTAAGCAGATATCGGACACTAAAGACTTGACAAAAGCCTCAGTCAAGACGTGTCAGCCTGCTGTGCAGTCCTCGGTAGCACAAACCAAAAGCCACCCAACACACCATGATGCCGACCGGACCAGTAAGGAGCTGACTTTATCACCTCCAG ATTTGTCTGCCCTTTTGTCCCCCATGGCATCTCCAGGAGTTCTGATGGACTGGGCTGCTACCAGATTTGAG CAGGGACCGGTTCTGTCCCCTCTGAGAGAGAGCCCATGGCAATCCAACGAAGAGACAAGTAAGTCACTAGAAGGCCATTCATTTGACg ATTTCAGATACACTGAGGATCTTCCTGACAGTCAGGTGACAAAGGTGCCTTACACCAACACAGCAAGTAAATCTGCTGAAGAGGAAAAATCCCACGTTCCCAAAAAG GACCTTGTTCTGAAAAACGCTGAGTCTTGGGCGAAACTGGTGAGACAGTCGGTCACTCCGACTGCGATCAAGTCCTCGAAAGAAAGCTTCCAGCAGTTCCGTAAGGCGGCAATAGAAAAGGAAGAACGTGAAAAAGCACTTAAGAAGAAACAGGAggaaggaaacaaggagagggaGGCTCCCGAAAAGAGCAG CTTACCAGGTCCATGTAAAGCTGAAACGAACCCACAACCTTCTAAAGAAGAACCCGATTCACCAGAGAGCATTTGCAAAGACACTACCTCAGAATCTCCTAAAGATGTTGAGCAGCAAATGTCACCCGAGTCTCCCACAGAAATACAAGCCGTGACCACGCAGTCCTCGGTGGACAGGGACCGAGAGATGGCTCGCAGAAAGGAGCAAGAGCGTCGCCGGCGAGAGGCT ATGTCTGGTATTGACATGACTATGCAGCGGGACATCATGACTTCATTTGAGCTCAACCTGGATTAA